One genomic segment of Methanofastidiosum sp. includes these proteins:
- the pyrH gene encoding UMP kinase, whose translation MRIVLKIGGSIVFSDKIDVELVKSVSKQIISLSKNHEFLIVVGGGTIAREYIGALKSIGKDDTFLDFIGMEVAKLNASLFMGSLGEKAPVEISNDFKDALSTLYLGKIPLLGGTHPGHTTDAVSSMLAEFAGADLFLRFTNVDGVYDKDPRKYKDAKKLGKISHETLLEIVEGTKAEAGVNTVIDPLAAKILKRSKIKTIVCGKEELKDIKAVIEGKHKGTEIS comes from the coding sequence ATGAGGATTGTTTTAAAGATTGGTGGATCTATTGTTTTTTCTGATAAAATTGACGTTGAACTTGTAAAGAGTGTTTCTAAACAAATAATTTCATTATCAAAGAATCATGAATTTTTGATTGTAGTTGGCGGGGGAACAATAGCCAGGGAATATATTGGTGCTTTAAAATCCATAGGAAAGGATGACACGTTCCTTGACTTTATAGGCATGGAAGTTGCTAAATTGAATGCCTCTCTCTTCATGGGCTCATTAGGCGAAAAAGCACCAGTTGAAATCTCAAATGATTTTAAAGATGCACTTTCCACATTGTATTTGGGAAAGATCCCGCTGCTTGGTGGAACACATCCAGGCCACACCACAGATGCTGTTTCGTCAATGCTTGCTGAGTTTGCAGGTGCAGACTTATTCCTAAGATTTACAAACGTGGACGGAGTATATGATAAGGATCCAAGAAAGTATAAAGATGCAAAGAAGCTTGGAAAAATCTCACATGAAACGTTACTTGAAATAGTTGAAGGAACAAAAGCAGAGGCCGGTGTAAATACCGTAATTGACCCCTTAGCAGCAAAAATATTGAAAAGATCAAAAATAAAAACAATTGTTTGTGGAAAGGAAGAACTTAAGGATATTAAGGCAGTTATAGAGGGAAAACATAAAGGGACAGAGATATCCTAA
- a CDS encoding CTP-dependent riboflavin kinase: MKDSHLLPLLTLAKKGKIKGSVYISSKDLGKELGVSQQTASRWLKELESLGAIERELVKGGQTITITEQGRNYLKTFYVDLCGLFNKKNDELNIEGTIISGIGEGKYYVSRPFYKKQFEVGLGFSPYPGTLNIKLTDETDILLRKFLDRYPSVILKSGTDEGRSFGHVRCYKALIDGKVEGAVIIPLRTHHPHNVVEIISPKNLKETLKKKDGELVRITIEV; the protein is encoded by the coding sequence ATGAAAGACAGCCATCTCTTGCCTCTTTTAACATTAGCTAAAAAAGGTAAGATCAAAGGGTCTGTTTATATCTCTTCAAAGGATCTTGGAAAAGAGCTTGGAGTCTCTCAGCAGACTGCTTCAAGATGGTTAAAAGAACTTGAATCTTTGGGTGCAATAGAGAGAGAACTTGTAAAAGGAGGCCAGACAATTACGATTACAGAACAAGGGCGAAATTATCTTAAGACTTTCTATGTGGACCTATGTGGATTATTCAACAAAAAGAATGATGAACTTAATATTGAGGGAACAATTATTTCTGGAATTGGAGAGGGAAAGTATTATGTTTCTAGACCTTTCTATAAAAAGCAGTTTGAGGTAGGCCTTGGTTTTAGTCCCTATCCAGGAACCCTAAATATCAAGCTTACAGATGAAACTGACATATTACTTAGAAAATTCCTTGACAGATATCCTTCTGTTATTCTAAAATCAGGTACTGATGAAGGAAGGTCTTTTGGCCACGTTAGGTGTTACAAAGCATTGATTGACGGTAAGGTAGAAGGAGCAGTCATAATACCTTTGAGAACTCATCACCCGCATAATGTCGTTGAAATAATATCTCCTAAAAATCTTAAAGAAACTTTAAAGAAAAAAGATGGAGAACTAGTTAGGATTACAATTGAGGTATAA
- a CDS encoding GTP-binding protein: MEDVKVVVFGKENAGKSTLIKAIEHDAINIDKKDTTVSMDYGRAVVGGKKIHFYGTPGQERFDFMRDILSKGANIGIMVLDSTMNISEMDINLLQELKHKGIPCLIFLNKSDIADTEAIRKKFNGFPVISGSAKMGNGVNELIHSLVTLA, from the coding sequence ATGGAAGATGTTAAGGTTGTAGTCTTTGGGAAGGAAAATGCCGGTAAGAGTACCTTAATTAAAGCCATAGAACACGATGCAATAAACATTGATAAAAAAGACACTACAGTTTCTATGGATTATGGAAGGGCTGTTGTTGGCGGGAAAAAAATCCATTTTTATGGAACGCCAGGACAGGAAAGATTTGACTTTATGAGGGACATACTGTCAAAGGGTGCTAATATAGGAATAATGGTTTTGGATTCGACAATGAATATCTCAGAGATGGACATTAATCTTTTGCAGGAATTAAAACATAAAGGCATACCTTGTCTTATATTTTTGAATAAGAGCGATATTGCCGATACAGAAGCAATAAGAAAGAAGTTTAATGGATTCCCAGTCATATCAGGATCTGCAAAGATGGGAAATGGAGTAAACGAGCTTATACATTCTCTAGTAACTCTTGCTTAA
- a CDS encoding SDR family oxidoreductase produces MELSEKIVLLTGASGGIGKPLLEHLNRNVKILIGSGRKNLQDFTRIKEDDKFNYMPMDLNSEDNIKFLFSYINDEYGRIDVIINAIGGSLYSHPIEEFPMEEYAKVIDTNLKTAFMLTKESIKYMKRNKESGGNILHFVSSSSKDISHNKAPYGIAKAGLEALIRYSAYEAAKYNIKVNGLSPTYVFTERHEKEIEIQSRRTDTPIEKIEEKMMEGQLLKRKLYPKDLFPLVDLLVNTEVITGKIYECTLGKT; encoded by the coding sequence ATGGAACTCTCAGAAAAGATAGTTTTGTTAACGGGGGCTAGTGGGGGCATTGGTAAACCTCTTCTCGAACATTTGAATAGAAATGTTAAAATTCTAATAGGAAGCGGAAGAAAAAATCTTCAGGATTTTACAAGGATAAAAGAAGATGATAAATTCAATTACATGCCTATGGACCTAAACTCGGAAGACAACATAAAATTCCTTTTTAGTTACATCAATGATGAATATGGTCGGATAGATGTAATTATCAATGCTATAGGGGGAAGTCTATATTCTCATCCAATTGAAGAGTTCCCCATGGAAGAGTACGCAAAAGTCATAGATACAAATCTAAAAACTGCTTTTATGCTGACAAAAGAATCAATCAAATACATGAAAAGAAATAAAGAATCTGGAGGAAATATTCTGCATTTTGTTTCTTCTTCTTCAAAAGATATATCACATAACAAAGCTCCATACGGTATAGCGAAGGCAGGACTTGAAGCTCTAATAAGGTACTCCGCATATGAAGCTGCAAAATACAACATAAAGGTCAACGGATTATCCCCCACTTATGTTTTCACAGAAAGACATGAAAAAGAGATAGAGATACAATCAAGAAGAACTGACACTCCTATAGAAAAAATAGAAGAAAAGATGATGGAAGGCCAACTACTAAAAAGAAAATTATATCCGAAAGATCTATTCCCGCTAGTTGATCTATTAGTTAACACAGAAGTCATAACTGGAAAGATATACGAATGCACTCTTGGGAAAACATAA
- a CDS encoding PAS domain S-box protein: MSPDLKSKYSTIADNGSSIEVLDYLYELYDSIPIPSVIINQEYIIHEVSQQFLDTFDYERNEVIGKSFLEFICLENKSLFLNSVKKLETFDSIFGIEFQILKKSKSKIDVCFSARIGNKYGEETPDIFCIIEDISYRRAYERNLELKNLEMSLLLDNIGAHIWYLKDKETYGIVNKSHADFLGHSKEYLENRNLNDFLPNDVAEICIKGNNEVFSQRKTIHAEEWAPDARGNKRLLKITKTPLLNSHGDVEYVVCIGLDITDKRKSEEQLKESQQRIRCLFEGSMDAIWASKIDGTIIEANKAASDLLGCALDELIGSKITEFYVNPKERDEFRKEVEQKKSVRDYEVKLKRKDGKEIDCLFSSSLWSNSKNEVLGYIGIVHDITNRKRANKEIIDSKHLLQNIVDSLPDPTFSIDIDRKVLSWNKKIEEMTGIKSQDILGKNNYEYAMPFYGERRPALVDLVLDPQIEFEGNYDFLTKDGDTIEGETKVFNTKGEKFYVWAKATVLHDSSGNIIGAIETIRDITEAKLAQDELKKVYMAIDQGPGIVVITDIEGKIEYVNPKFSEVTGYTNQEIIGENLRVLKSNFLPPEFYSSLWDTISSGSTWKGEFHNRKKDGEYYWEYATISPVRNEKGEITNYIKVSEDITMKKKVKKQIDENIEYFAHLIDHIRNPLAILSGFIQVKVEEGETKERLLRQVDRIEEIIKMLDKGWMDTEDTKKFLKKYG; the protein is encoded by the coding sequence ATGTCTCCTGATTTAAAATCTAAGTATTCTACCATTGCAGATAATGGAAGTTCAATTGAAGTTTTGGACTATTTGTACGAACTATACGATAGCATTCCTATACCTTCAGTTATTATTAATCAAGAATATATTATTCATGAAGTAAGCCAACAATTTTTGGATACCTTTGATTACGAAAGGAATGAAGTAATCGGAAAGAGTTTTTTAGAGTTTATATGCCTAGAAAATAAGAGTCTCTTCTTAAATTCAGTAAAAAAACTAGAAACTTTTGATAGTATTTTTGGTATAGAATTTCAAATACTCAAAAAAAGCAAATCAAAAATTGACGTTTGTTTTTCTGCAAGGATTGGTAATAAGTATGGCGAGGAGACTCCCGATATTTTTTGTATAATAGAAGATATCTCTTATCGAAGAGCGTATGAAAGAAATCTAGAATTAAAAAATCTAGAAATGTCTTTGCTTTTAGATAATATAGGGGCCCATATTTGGTATCTAAAGGATAAAGAAACATATGGGATAGTAAATAAATCACATGCTGATTTTTTAGGGCATAGTAAAGAATACTTAGAAAATAGAAATCTTAATGATTTTTTACCTAATGATGTCGCTGAAATCTGCATAAAAGGTAACAACGAAGTCTTTTCTCAAAGAAAGACAATTCACGCAGAGGAATGGGCACCTGATGCTAGAGGAAACAAAAGATTACTTAAGATTACTAAAACCCCTCTTTTAAATTCCCATGGTGATGTCGAGTATGTTGTATGCATCGGGTTAGATATAACCGATAAAAGAAAGTCAGAAGAACAACTTAAAGAAAGTCAGCAGAGGATAAGATGCCTATTTGAAGGTTCAATGGATGCAATTTGGGCTTCAAAAATAGATGGAACCATAATTGAAGCAAACAAAGCTGCATCAGATCTTTTAGGGTGTGCACTTGATGAACTTATTGGATCCAAAATAACTGAGTTTTATGTAAATCCAAAAGAAAGAGATGAATTTAGAAAGGAAGTTGAACAAAAAAAATCGGTAAGAGATTATGAAGTAAAACTGAAAAGAAAAGATGGAAAAGAAATAGATTGTTTATTCTCTTCCTCACTTTGGTCAAATTCAAAAAATGAAGTCCTTGGCTACATCGGAATTGTTCATGACATTACTAATAGAAAAAGGGCTAATAAGGAGATTATAGACTCAAAACATCTATTACAAAATATAGTTGATTCCTTACCAGATCCAACTTTTTCTATAGATATCGATAGAAAAGTACTATCTTGGAATAAAAAGATAGAAGAGATGACGGGCATAAAATCTCAAGATATTTTAGGAAAAAATAATTATGAATATGCAATGCCTTTCTATGGAGAGCGCCGCCCAGCATTAGTCGATTTGGTATTGGATCCTCAAATAGAGTTCGAAGGAAATTATGATTTTTTGACTAAGGATGGAGATACAATTGAAGGTGAAACTAAAGTTTTCAATACAAAAGGAGAAAAGTTTTATGTGTGGGCCAAGGCGACTGTACTCCACGATTCCAGTGGCAATATTATTGGAGCAATTGAAACTATTAGGGATATAACTGAAGCAAAATTAGCCCAAGACGAACTAAAGAAAGTTTACATGGCGATAGATCAAGGCCCTGGCATAGTTGTAATAACAGATATAGAGGGAAAAATAGAATATGTGAATCCTAAGTTTAGTGAAGTTACTGGATACACAAATCAAGAGATAATCGGTGAAAACCTTAGGGTGCTAAAGTCAAATTTCTTACCTCCTGAATTTTATTCAAGTCTTTGGGACACAATCTCATCGGGCTCAACATGGAAAGGGGAATTCCATAATAGAAAGAAGGATGGCGAATATTACTGGGAATATGCAACAATATCTCCGGTAAGAAATGAGAAAGGTGAAATTACAAATTACATAAAAGTCTCTGAAGATATTACCATGAAGAAGAAGGTCAAGAAGCAAATTGATGAGAATATAGAATATTTTGCACACTTAATTGATCACATAAGAAATCCTTTGGCCATCTTAAGCGGATTTATTCAGGTAAAAGTTGAAGAAGGAGAAACAAAGGAAAGATTACTAAGACAAGTTGATAGGATAGAAGAAATCATAAAGATGTTGGATAAAGGCTGGATGGATACAGAGGATACAAAAAAGTTTTTGAAAAAATATGGATGA
- a CDS encoding YbaN family protein, giving the protein MITNSVKKYALIFTGSTSLALGIVGIFVPVLPTTPFLLLSSFCYIRSSKRLHDWLINHKLFGSFIYNYINYGAVKRGTKIGSLIFLWAMIGSSIYLLQNFHLGILLLSIGFGVSIHILTLKTLKNLN; this is encoded by the coding sequence ATGATAACAAACTCAGTCAAAAAATACGCATTAATTTTTACAGGATCTACCTCCTTAGCTTTAGGGATTGTGGGGATTTTTGTTCCGGTTTTACCTACAACACCTTTCTTGTTACTTAGTTCATTTTGCTATATTCGCAGTTCAAAGCGCCTGCACGATTGGTTAATTAATCATAAATTATTTGGCTCATTTATCTATAATTATATCAATTATGGGGCAGTTAAAAGGGGAACAAAGATTGGGAGTTTGATATTTTTATGGGCTATGATTGGCAGTTCAATATATTTGTTACAAAATTTTCATTTGGGAATTCTTCTTTTAAGTATAGGTTTTGGGGTTAGTATACATATTTTAACTCTAAAGACTTTGAAAAATCTTAACTAG
- a CDS encoding catalase, whose product MEEKNKKKLTTVAGAPVPDNQNSMTAGQRGPILLQDVWYLEKLAHFDREVIPERRMHAKGSGAYGTFTVTHDITRYTKAKIFSEIGKKTDLFARFSTVAGERGAADAERDIRGFALKFYTEEGNWDLVGNNTPVFFLRDPLKFPDLNHVVKRDPRTNMRSAKNNWDFWTSLPEALHQVTITMSDRGIPVSYRHMHGFGSHTFSMINAKNERVWVKFHFTTQQGIKNLTDAEAEAIIGKDRESHQRDLYESIERGDFPKWKMYIQVMTEEQANNMPYNPFDLTKIWYKKDFPLIEVGYFELNKNPDNYFAEVEQAAFNPANVVPGIGFSPDRMLQGRLFSYGDAQRYRLGVNHHQIPVNAPRCPVNSYHRDGQMRVNNNAGSTIGYEPNSYGEWQEQPEFRDPPLPITGPADNWNFREDDDDYYTQPRLLFRLMTPEQQKALFENTARAMGDAPKFVKIRHIGNCLKADPAYGKGVADALGISLDEVK is encoded by the coding sequence ATAGAAGAAAAAAATAAGAAAAAACTGACTACAGTTGCAGGTGCACCTGTGCCTGATAATCAAAACTCTATGACTGCCGGCCAGAGAGGTCCCATCTTACTCCAAGACGTCTGGTATCTTGAAAAGCTTGCCCACTTTGACCGGGAAGTAATACCTGAGAGAAGGATGCATGCAAAAGGTTCTGGTGCGTATGGCACTTTTACTGTAACTCATGACATAACAAGATACACAAAAGCAAAAATTTTCTCAGAGATTGGGAAGAAGACTGACCTGTTTGCCCGTTTTTCAACAGTTGCAGGTGAAAGAGGCGCTGCAGATGCAGAACGTGATATACGTGGATTTGCCTTGAAGTTCTATACAGAAGAAGGTAACTGGGACCTTGTTGGGAACAACACTCCCGTATTTTTCCTTAGAGATCCACTAAAATTCCCAGATTTAAATCACGTAGTAAAGCGTGACCCTCGTACTAATATGAGAAGTGCAAAGAACAACTGGGACTTTTGGACATCTCTCCCTGAAGCATTACATCAAGTCACAATCACTATGAGCGATAGGGGGATTCCTGTATCTTATAGACACATGCACGGTTTTGGCAGCCATACTTTCAGCATGATTAATGCTAAGAATGAGCGGGTATGGGTCAAATTCCATTTTACCACTCAACAAGGAATTAAAAACTTGACAGATGCAGAAGCCGAAGCTATAATTGGTAAGGATCGTGAAAGTCATCAGCGTGACCTTTATGAGAGCATTGAGCGAGGGGATTTCCCTAAATGGAAGATGTATATCCAAGTAATGACTGAAGAACAGGCAAATAATATGCCATATAATCCTTTCGATTTAACAAAGATATGGTATAAGAAAGACTTTCCACTGATCGAAGTTGGGTATTTTGAATTAAACAAAAACCCTGACAACTACTTTGCAGAAGTTGAACAAGCAGCATTTAATCCAGCAAATGTTGTTCCAGGGATAGGATTTTCTCCAGATAGAATGCTTCAAGGTAGGTTGTTCTCTTATGGAGATGCACAACGTTACAGGCTCGGAGTTAATCACCACCAGATACCGGTAAATGCACCTAGATGCCCCGTAAACAGTTACCATAGAGATGGGCAAATGAGGGTAAACAATAACGCAGGAAGCACAATTGGCTATGAACCCAATAGCTATGGGGAATGGCAGGAGCAGCCAGAGTTTAGAGACCCGCCTCTTCCAATAACTGGTCCAGCAGACAATTGGAATTTTAGAGAAGACGACGATGATTACTACACTCAGCCTCGGCTCTTGTTTAGATTAATGACTCCAGAACAGCAAAAAGCATTATTTGAAAATACTGCACGTGCTATGGGAGACGCTCCAAAATTTGTCAAAATCAGGCACATTGGAAACTGTCTTAAAGCTGACCCTGCTTATGGAAAGGGAGTGGCCGATGCTTTAGGGATTTCACTAGACGAAGTTAAATAA
- the codA gene encoding cytosine deaminase, which translates to MDLILRNARLSDNNYLVDIGINGGKFSEIKKSISAKGDEEIDLQGRFVSPPLVEIHVHMDAALTVGEPRFNLGGSLLEGIEIWAERKKSLTKEDVKSRVRKALKWELANGVTRVRTHVDVCDPSLNAFKAILDLKEEFKDYIDLQIVAFPQEGIFSYPDGEELMRKAMEKGADVVGGIPHYEWTREDGVKDATFAVSLGKEVGKMVDLHIDETDDDHSRFVEVLAAETIKNNYQGKVTASHTTAMHSYNNAYAFKLLGWIKRAELNMVTNPLDNSVLQARFDTYPKRRGHTRVKEMDSMGINVCVADDSIMDPWYPLGLGDPLQAAFVFVHYGQMSGYNEMMRLIEMITTNPAKAFGATDYGIKIGNPADLVVFDAPTAIDTIRLVARRYLVIKNGKVIVRTKPYETNILLKGKEEKINFIK; encoded by the coding sequence ATGGATCTAATTTTGAGAAACGCTAGATTAAGTGATAACAATTACCTAGTTGATATTGGGATTAACGGTGGGAAATTTTCAGAGATAAAGAAGAGTATAAGTGCAAAAGGCGATGAAGAAATTGACCTACAAGGGCGATTTGTTTCTCCACCTTTAGTTGAAATTCATGTCCACATGGATGCAGCTCTTACTGTAGGCGAACCAAGATTTAATCTTGGGGGCTCCCTTTTAGAGGGAATTGAAATATGGGCAGAAAGAAAAAAGAGCCTAACTAAAGAAGATGTAAAGAGTAGAGTGAGAAAAGCACTGAAATGGGAGCTTGCAAATGGCGTAACAAGAGTGAGGACTCATGTAGATGTATGTGATCCTTCTTTAAATGCATTCAAAGCAATTTTAGATTTAAAAGAAGAGTTCAAAGATTATATTGATTTACAGATAGTAGCCTTCCCACAAGAAGGAATCTTTTCCTACCCAGATGGGGAGGAGCTTATGAGGAAAGCCATGGAAAAAGGAGCAGATGTAGTTGGCGGAATACCCCACTATGAGTGGACAAGAGAAGATGGTGTAAAGGATGCTACATTTGCTGTTTCTCTAGGAAAAGAAGTTGGGAAAATGGTTGACCTTCACATAGATGAAACTGATGATGATCACTCAAGATTTGTAGAAGTTTTAGCTGCAGAAACAATAAAGAACAATTATCAAGGAAAAGTTACGGCTAGCCACACAACAGCAATGCATTCTTATAACAATGCTTATGCCTTCAAACTTCTTGGATGGATTAAGAGGGCAGAGTTAAATATGGTGACAAATCCTCTCGATAATTCTGTTCTGCAGGCTAGATTTGACACATATCCAAAAAGAAGAGGCCATACCCGAGTAAAAGAAATGGATTCAATGGGAATTAACGTTTGCGTCGCTGATGACTCTATAATGGACCCTTGGTACCCTCTGGGTCTTGGAGATCCACTCCAGGCAGCATTTGTCTTTGTCCATTATGGGCAGATGTCCGGATACAATGAAATGATGAGATTAATTGAGATGATTACAACAAATCCCGCTAAAGCATTTGGAGCAACAGATTACGGGATTAAAATTGGAAATCCTGCTGATCTAGTAGTTTTTGATGCACCAACAGCAATTGATACAATAAGGCTAGTTGCCAGAAGATATCTTGTCATTAAGAACGGAAAAGTAATCGTACGAACAAAGCCATATGAGACAAATATTCTCTTAAAAGGTAAGGAAGAGAAAATAAACTTTATTAAATAA
- a CDS encoding Trk family potassium uptake protein, producing MNKFNLGKIWDYLTPIQLLVIGYLSISIIGSLLLSLPISSSSGMSQRYIDALFTSTSASTTTGLIVEDTGSYYSIFGQTVIMLLFQIGALGYMIGVTLMVLGLGGKISITDRMLLRESVKRPTTLDMVWFVKVITIITFTIEALGALVLSVYWSRDFGFIKGLYLGIFHSVSAFCTAGFSLFKDGFIGYQNSILLNVTISILCILGAIGFFVIYDVLRFGKASYNKEQEKLSVYTKFSFLLTAVLILIGFAIIFLSEGGSLMASMFQSISSSTTTGFNSVDISIMGLPSLFIMMILMFIGASSGGTGGGIKTSTFGVLILFTYYLLKGKKDVNIFKRVIASEKMEKSFGIFITSLIFIVVALLILLFSEKFTFIELLFEVVSALGTVGLSLGITPYLSSVGKIVIISLMLIGRIGPLAIGFSLLGKQKEISFKYPKADIFVG from the coding sequence ATGAATAAATTCAATTTAGGGAAAATATGGGATTATCTTACTCCAATTCAATTGCTTGTAATAGGTTATCTTTCTATATCCATTATTGGTTCACTTTTGCTTTCTCTTCCTATATCATCTTCATCAGGTATGTCTCAAAGATACATTGATGCTCTCTTCACGTCTACTTCCGCATCTACAACAACTGGCCTTATAGTTGAAGACACAGGCAGTTACTACTCAATTTTTGGTCAAACAGTGATTATGTTACTTTTCCAGATTGGTGCACTTGGGTATATGATTGGAGTTACACTGATGGTCTTGGGGCTTGGGGGTAAAATTTCCATCACAGATAGAATGTTATTAAGAGAATCTGTTAAGAGACCCACGACATTAGATATGGTTTGGTTTGTCAAAGTAATAACAATAATTACATTCACCATTGAGGCTTTGGGCGCCTTAGTTCTTTCAGTTTATTGGTCAAGGGATTTTGGATTTATTAAAGGATTATATCTGGGGATTTTTCACTCTGTTTCAGCATTCTGCACTGCAGGATTTTCTTTATTTAAAGATGGATTTATCGGATATCAAAACAGTATCTTACTTAATGTAACAATCAGTATTCTATGTATACTTGGTGCAATAGGATTTTTTGTTATCTATGACGTCCTAAGATTTGGGAAAGCTTCATATAATAAAGAACAGGAGAAACTCTCTGTCTATACCAAATTTAGCTTTTTACTTACTGCAGTCTTAATATTGATTGGATTTGCCATTATATTTTTATCAGAAGGCGGATCTTTAATGGCTTCTATGTTTCAGTCAATATCCTCTTCAACTACAACTGGATTCAATAGCGTTGATATTTCCATTATGGGATTACCAAGTCTTTTTATTATGATGATCTTGATGTTCATAGGGGCCTCTTCTGGAGGAACTGGAGGGGGTATCAAGACAAGCACTTTTGGAGTATTGATTTTATTCACTTATTACCTTTTGAAAGGTAAAAAGGATGTAAATATCTTCAAGCGAGTAATAGCTTCTGAAAAAATGGAAAAGTCATTTGGGATCTTTATAACATCCTTGATCTTTATTGTCGTTGCTCTTCTCATATTACTTTTCAGCGAAAAATTTACTTTCATTGAGCTTCTTTTTGAAGTAGTTTCAGCTCTTGGTACTGTTGGGCTTTCTCTTGGGATAACACCGTACCTTAGTTCAGTTGGGAAAATAGTTATCATATCCCTCATGCTCATAGGCAGGATAGGGCCACTGGCCATAGGATTTTCACTATTGGGCAAACAGAAGGAAATATCTTTTAAATATCCAAAGGCAGATATCTTTGTTGGATAA
- a CDS encoding TrkA family potassium uptake protein has protein sequence MKQFVVIGLGNFGVNVATALHKLGNQVLVLDESERKVEQIKDLVTQAIVADATDKKVLTEFVDKSIDAAIVCMRDNIEASVMITLYLKDLGVEKIVAKAINEDHGRILELVGATKIIYPEKDVAIELAETLTTPNLINWLPVEPDYKIFELKAPKEYVGKTLGELKLDDNYGVQVIAVKEGPKGPFHLIPGGSFTITENSSLAIIGKNEDIAKLKSNNKV, from the coding sequence ATGAAACAGTTTGTAGTTATTGGTCTTGGAAATTTTGGGGTAAATGTTGCAACTGCCCTCCACAAACTAGGAAATCAAGTGCTAGTTCTAGATGAATCGGAAAGAAAAGTTGAGCAGATTAAAGATCTAGTTACACAAGCAATTGTAGCAGATGCAACAGATAAGAAGGTGCTAACAGAATTTGTGGATAAATCTATCGATGCTGCCATAGTATGTATGAGAGACAACATTGAAGCTAGTGTAATGATTACTTTATACCTAAAGGATCTGGGTGTTGAAAAGATAGTCGCAAAGGCGATAAATGAGGACCATGGCCGTATTTTGGAGCTAGTTGGAGCTACAAAGATCATATACCCTGAAAAAGATGTTGCAATTGAACTTGCTGAAACCTTAACAACTCCAAACCTTATAAATTGGCTTCCTGTCGAACCTGACTATAAAATCTTTGAATTAAAAGCCCCAAAAGAGTATGTGGGGAAGACCCTTGGCGAGCTAAAATTGGATGATAATTATGGAGTCCAGGTCATAGCGGTAAAGGAAGGGCCAAAGGGGCCATTTCATTTGATCCCTGGAGGAAGCTTTACCATAACTGAAAATAGCTCTCTTGCTATCATAGGCAAAAATGAGGATATCGCTAAACTAAAATCAAATAATAAAGTATAA
- a CDS encoding DMT family transporter, with translation MDKKQIGVLAIVGASVMWAIEPIFAKLAYANSSVVQTSTFRAIFVTIVALIYALTTNGRNIKISKKEFSVIFYIAVVGTLVADLLFYIALTRIPVLNAVLIGHLQPIFIILIGYFILKDEKHSKYDYAGIFIMIIGALLVTTQTLQNLLVLRIGTVGDLLVVGATLSWATTGIVARKYLKTMNCGIITFYRFLIAAIFFSVYLLFISEFQFGSVNQIIIGIIVGVGYILYYEGLKRVKAAQAGALELSTPFFAALLGFLVLGELVTPMQIAGILILCIGVYLLSKKE, from the coding sequence ATGGACAAAAAGCAAATAGGAGTTCTGGCAATAGTTGGTGCAAGCGTCATGTGGGCAATAGAGCCCATATTTGCAAAACTTGCTTATGCTAATTCTAGTGTTGTCCAGACATCAACATTCAGAGCTATATTTGTTACGATTGTTGCTTTGATTTACGCCCTTACTACAAATGGGAGAAATATCAAGATTTCAAAGAAAGAGTTTTCTGTAATATTTTATATCGCTGTTGTTGGAACGCTTGTTGCGGATCTATTATTCTATATTGCACTCACAAGAATTCCTGTACTAAACGCAGTTTTGATAGGGCATCTCCAGCCGATTTTTATTATATTGATCGGGTATTTTATTTTGAAAGATGAAAAACATTCAAAGTATGACTATGCAGGGATATTCATAATGATAATTGGGGCGCTGCTTGTAACTACCCAAACTTTGCAGAATCTTCTTGTCTTAAGGATAGGAACTGTTGGGGACCTTTTGGTAGTTGGCGCAACTTTATCCTGGGCCACAACTGGAATAGTAGCAAGAAAATACCTAAAGACTATGAATTGCGGAATAATCACGTTTTACAGATTTTTAATTGCTGCGATATTCTTTTCAGTATATTTACTATTCATATCAGAGTTTCAATTTGGAAGTGTAAATCAGATAATAATTGGGATTATAGTTGGAGTCGGTTACATATTATACTATGAAGGACTCAAAAGAGTAAAAGCTGCCCAAGCTGGCGCTTTGGAGTTATCAACACCTTTCTTTGCTGCACTTCTAGGATTTCTAGTTCTTGGAGAACTTGTGACGCCAATGCAAATAGCAGGTATACTTATCCTGTGTATAGGGGTTTATCTTCTTTCTAAAAAAGAATAG